One segment of Macrotis lagotis isolate mMagLag1 chromosome 1, bilby.v1.9.chrom.fasta, whole genome shotgun sequence DNA contains the following:
- the HMMR gene encoding hyaluronan mediated motility receptor isoform X3 — MSFPKAPLKRFNDPSGCAPSPGAYDVRTSEIPKGPVSFEKSQRFRHSQAASMENQQGLDKDKDKSISTTIKHLKPMRLKTKSQRGIKEPKKLKIQEKEIRALVQERGVQDKNLHDLEAELEKMEAKLNIAVREKISLSANIASLEKQVIELTRANELLKIKFSEDGNQKKISHLSLELMKLKNRIKAKKNIIDKQEGMEIKQCTAQKEDLHDSQENLAQLEEKLITTEKEKFEEKLEIENLLEYFTEISSTSDQVEKYKLDAVKLEETLNQKNQEILILKQSLDENVDVLSKKIKDLNTKCQMLEKQKGELDRQDKEQEQNLTSEIISLKERVTLEKQENEKLKERQKEIESHLQQEQELSSSLNQKLCLLQEELINEKNLFQEELEEALIELDKLQQKDEQAKRLVKQMEKQNVSRARELQLLEEKLKGKQDEIEKNNEAYYQDSVHWQKKYNDTLQSLKEITAEFESHKETVTEEMMSLRYENSSLQTKVSEAEKTVEFIQQQMLEIQQAKNKKDEEFARILLDMQSKLTRKEEEIKEATASSLEQIADLQNKLKQQSEDFKKQLEMEETSKTGEKYMELMEEVKKWHLLYEELYNKTKPFQQQLDAFEAEKRALLTEHDATQEELNKLSQSYAKLLGHQNQKQKIRHVMKLKEENNQFKLEVSKLRSQLTKEKETGKKLQEQLNEAKGIKRFDPSKAFQHESKENCIPKVPLKEGKKRSVLHGLSEIGFSFPPQQRTQGHFY, encoded by the exons ATGTCCTTCCCTAAAGCTCCGCTTAAACGCTTCAACGACCCTTCGG gcTGTGCACCATCTCCGGGAGCTTATGATGTCAGAACTTCAGAAATACCAAAAGGACCTGTATCTTTTGAGAAATCACAACGATTTAGACATTCTCAGG CAGCTTCTATGGAAAATCAACAAGGTCTTGATAAAGACAAGGATAAGTCTATATCCACAACTATAAAACATCTGAAACCTATGAGATTAAAG ACAAAATCTCAAAGGGGTATTAAGGAGCCGAAAAAGCTGAAGATTCAGgagaaagag ATACGTGCCCTAGTGCAAGAGCGTGGTGTACAGGATAAAAATCTTCATGATCTGGAAGCAGAGCTTGAGAAGATGGAAGCTAAGCTAAACATAgcagtcagagagaaaatatctCTCTCAGCAAATATTGCATCTTTGGAAAAGCAGGTTATTGAATTAACTAGAGCTAATGAACTACTAAAAATAAAG ttttctGAAGATGGTAACCAGAAGAAAATAAGTCATCTAAGCTTAGAGTTAATGAAACTGAAGAATAGGATTAAAGCAAAGAAA AATATTATTGATAAACAAGAAGGGATGGAAATCAAACAATGTACAGCACAAAAGGAAGACCTTCATGATTCTCAGGAAAACTTGGCACAACTTGAGGAAAAACT tattactacagaaaaagaaaagtttgaagaaaaattagaaattgaaaatcTCTTGGAATACTTTACAGAAATCAG cTCTACCTCAGATCAAGTGGAGAAATATAAGTTGGATGCTGTCAAGTTGGAAGAGACTTTGAATCAGAAAAATCAAGAGATTCTGATCCTTAAGCAGTCTCTGGATGAAAATGTGGATGTgttatctaaaaaaattaaagacctgAACACTAAATGTCAGAtgcttgaaaaacaaaaag GGGAACTTGACAGGCAAgacaaagaacaagaacaaaatctCACTTCTGAGATAATAAGCTTGAAAGAAAGAGTAACtctagaaaaacaagaaaatgaaaagctgaaagaaaggcagaaagaaattgAATCACATCTGCAACAAGAGCAG GAATTGTCCTCTAGTCTTAATCAGAAGCTTTGTCTATTACAAGAAGAgttaattaatgagaaaaatctttttcaagaagaattagaagaagcATTAATTGAGCTAGATAAATTGCAACAAAAGGATGAACAAGCTAAAAGACTGGTGAAACAGATGGAAAAACAGAATGTATCTAGAGCTAGAGAGCTCCAACTTTTAGAAGAAAAACTTAAAGG AAAACAGGatgaaattgagaaaaacaaTGAAGCCTATTATCAGGACTCTGTTCACTGGCAGAAAAAATACAATGACACATtacaaagtctcaaagaaatcACTGCTGAATTTGAAAG cCATAAAGAAACAGtgactgaagagatgatgagtcTTAGGTATGAAAATTCATCACTACAGACAAAGGTTTCTGAAGCAGAAAAAACAGTTGAATTTATTCAGCAACAAATGTTGGAGATTCAGCaggctaaaaataaaaaggatgaagaaTTTGCAAG GATACTTCTAGATATGCAGAGTAAATTGACAcgtaaagaagaagaaataaaagaagcaacAGCTTCTTCTCTAGAACAGATAGCTGATTTACAGAACAAACTCAAGCAACAAAGTGAAGACTTTAAGAAACAACTTGAGATGGAAGAAACAAG CAAAACTGGAGAAAAGTATATGGAATTAATGGAAGAAGTGAAAAAATGGCATCTCCTTTATGAAGAACTGTATAATAAAACAAAGCCTTTTCAG caacaattggatgcatttgaagcagagaagaGAGCTTTATTGACTGAACATGATGCCACACAGGAAGAACTAAATAAACTAAGTCAGTCATATGCTAAATTATTGGGCCATcagaatcaaaagcaaaaaatcagacatgtcatgaaattaaaagaagaaaataaccagTTCAAATTG GAGGTTTCTAAACTCCGTTCTCAGctgactaaggaaaaagaaactgggaaaaaaCTTCAAGAACAGTTGAATGAAGCAAAAGGTATCAAGAGGTTTGATCCTTCTAAAGCTTTTCAGCATGAGAGCAAAGAAAATTGTATCCCCAAAGTGCCTTTGAAAGAAGGTAAGAAAAGGTCAGTTTTGCATGGgttatctgagataggattttcCTTTCCACCTCAACAAAGAACTCAAGgacatttttattaa